The genomic interval atcctATAATGATGCTAAAGACTgacagcgccccctggaggcCACAAGCCCCACAAAGTATCACACAAGGTAACGTTATGCGTGGTGGTAAAATGTGACGCTCATTTTAGGGCCTCGTCACTAATCAATCAGattttatttaactgtgtctgctggcaggaggcttcatgatgatcatcatcaATGAGAATAAAGATCTCAACTCCTTCagagtatgtagatgaaaacaaacccaaagAACCAGATTGATACGAATGAACAGGATCTAtgtatcagcttatgtatcaTACGTGTGTAGACGACCACATAGAACTAGTTCATTacatgtgtgtgagaatcattaTAGATCCATCGTTCATCagcagacatttgatcaattgaagcagtgaaatgtggaacatccagtttattaagagacaaataaaccaacagaactttaccaagagcacgacatgcagctgctttccagatgttctctgcatcgcaacaccgtgcagacagtatgtgagacagtgtcTGAGACAGTGTGTAAGACAGTCtgagagacagtatgagagacagtctgagggacagtgtgagagacagtatgagagacagtctgagggacagtgtgagagacagtgtgggacagtggaCGCTGGGCTGCAGGGTGTGGTGTTCGTCACGTAACGGGGAAATCTTCTTGTGAATAAATGGTTCTGGTCCTCAGCATctgtagcgctcgtacaggacgtcatggcGGCTGAACGGGTCTTTGATCTCGGAGAAGtttctccctataaaacgttcatCGAACTGATGtggctccttcatcaatgacgACTGATGAACTGATCCAGCAGCTCACATGAACCTTTGCTTAAGTCTTTCcatgtgttgctgtggtgaATCAGACAAACGTGCTTCAGGGAACCGAAAAGCTGAACTACGTCCTCTCATCCTGAAGATGATCCGGCTAACTTGGTTAAggataaattaaaatatatttatagttaACATTTTACTTGTACTACTCAAATGAATCAAGTTAAACATATACTGAATATGATTTTCACTGATAAAACAAGCAGATTAATTCTATTAAAAAGGTGTCAACAGAGTTCAAGATGTTTAATGTGTCGccaacatttctttttgacCTTGAAGGCCAAAATAAACTCCGAAGCAGTTGAACAATCTGTTGCTTCCAAGGTCAAGAGGTCAACCACCTCCGTTATTCATTTCTCTTCATTCTCAACACGGTGGATTCACGTTTTCATGAAATGCATTTatcttaaataaaaataacgtgtttgtttattatatattataatgatTGTTCATAATCTCAATCTCtaacaaatcaaacacacaaacaatattttCTATATTAAGCTGTTGCTCGATCTCAGCGCATCGTCTTCTTCAATACTCATCATGATTGACAAATATGCtttgattaattgtttttattacaaTGTAAAAATCAATCATGATCTGAGTGAAGTAAAAATAGTAATATAGAACCTTATTCATAAAATTGACTGGTTATATGTTTAAttatttgtcaaataaaataaataatttctgtTTACCACggggaataaataaatggaataaaaGTGTCAGGAAATAGAAGTAATCAAGTGAAGTACATCCGATTGaatttgagtaaatgtactcaATCACCTTCCACTGTTTTATATTCTCGGTTTAGTTGTTTTTCTACATCTATTCCTACATGATAGTTTTGTGCTGTTGTTAGGGACAATCAAGTGATTTGATGTGGTCATTTTAACGGATAAACACCGATTTATTCCGTGATATGTAAAGCCGCCATAAAGCGGGGATATTCCGGCTGGCGGATTATGGCCGATCTTTCCTGACCGACGGGCCCGCCGACCAATGAGAGCGGCGCAGAGGCGCGATGGGGGCGGGACCGCGCGCGGGGTATCATGGAGGATCAGTGGGCGAACTGTGGCCATCAGAGGAGAGCAGACCGCTCTGATCCCGGAGCTGCTGTGGCCGCCATGGACATGAAGAAGAGGATCACCCTGGAGCTGAGGAACCGCAGCCCGGCGGAGGTGAGCGCCATCTTTGTTCGAATAACAGTTCTATAGTTGGCAGGAAGCCCGGGAGgacgcccccacccccccccggcccccgtcACATGGGGTCCGCTCACCGAGCTACACCGCCCGCCTGTCCCGATCGATCAGTTTGATCGGCTACCGGCTGGACGCGCGGATGGATGTCGAAGCATCCCCCGCCTCTCACGTTGAACCGTTACAACTAACGGTTAATGGCTCAAGTCCCACCGCGTCCCGCCGGTTACCGTTAAAAAGTCCCAAAGCCCCCCGGCGGCAACTTGTAACCGGCAGCGCCACGTCCGGGTCTCAGGGGAGTCCGAGCGGGACTTACCGCCGCCTCGCGCCCGACTAGCGGACATTTTAAGCACCGACGGTTTAAAGGCGGGAACGCGCCGTCCGTCTCCGCGGGAACCGAACGCGCGGTTGTTCGCCGGGCTTCGTGTTCCTTTGCGTGATGACGTTTGCGGGCCGGCTCGGTGGCGCACGCGGGGTGATCCGCAGACTACTCAGGTGACCCCTACAAGGTACAGAGGTCAACAGGATTAACGGCGTTTCTCCGGTTAAACCTCGACGCCTCCCGAGCCGCGCGCGTCGTCACGAACCAAAATGGCGTTAGTCGACTGGGATTTAACCTCCACCGGATTTCCGTCTTCATCGGCCGTTCGTCAACAACATACGGGTTCATACGCGTTATGACGTCGTGATTAAGTTATTGAACCGGACCGGTTCAAACTGAGAGCCTCCTGTTGTCATGTCGACGGGGGGCGACAGATGGCGCGTGCGCAAGGACGCTTAGCACACGCGCACTCAACGTGCACGTAAGATTATAGAAGGTTAAACCACGCGCACGCAAACCCACCGGCCTGCAGGCCGGAACGTTGAGGGTGGTTACATAAGAAGAACCGGAGGGAACTCTGGGTAATAAAAGTGGGGAGATCTATAATTACAGGCTGAAACCATAACGAAGCACTGCTGCCGGTTGTCGATGACGTCACGAGGCGCGCGACATCGCAGCCGTACATCAGGAAGTAACATGTTTCTTCCGAATTTAGAGAGGCCGTCATAGTTATTAATGGATCTTAATATTATACTTTTATTTCCAGACATAATTATAATGTGTAACAACAACTCTTCTTTGGTCTCTGGAGACCAGACGGCTGTCAATCACGACCAAAAGGTCGCTTTAATAACTGATTCGTGACGTGGGGCTGAGAAGTAATCAACCAGACATTAAATAACCGTGTCTCCAGATAGCGGAGCTGGTGGTGGACAACAGCCGCTGTGCGGACGGAGAGGTGGACGGTCTGACGGAGGCCTTCACGGGGCTGGAGTTCCTCAGCATGGTCAACGTGGGCCTGAGCTCGCTGGCCAAGCTGCCCTCTCTGCCCAAACTGCACAAGGTAACGTAACTAGCATGTTAGCAGCTATCGGATCgacaaagatgttttattgtacattgtggtgtgtacatgtgttcacacgctgtgtgtgtctctggttgTGTAGCTGGAGCTCAGTGACAACAACCTGTGCGGCTCTCTGGGAACTTTGTCGGAGAAATGTCCGAACCTGACGTACCTGAACCTCAGCGGGAACAAGATCAAGGAGCTGAGCAACGTGGAGGCGCTGgtcagagcgcacacacacacacacacacacacacacacacacacacatctttgttactagacgcacacgcacacatagagacacacagtcATATTCCTTTGCACTAAAGGTTGAAACGGgtttgaaaacatttgatttgaatgaaatgttGAAATAAGACCCTCTGAGATGTTCTTCACTACTGCAGCAAAACCTGAAGAGCCTCCAGAGTCTGGACCTCTTCAACTGTGACAtcacgtccctggaggactACAGGGACAGCGTGTTCGAGCTGCTGCCTCAGGTCACCTACCTGGACGGCTTCGACCAGGAGGACAACGAGGCGCCCGACAGCGAGGCCGACGACGAaggtcagtgccccccccccccgccccccaaaccACAGCCGGCGCTGGTCCACCGCCTGAACCCGCTCTCTTTTACAGAGGAGGACGGGGCAGCGCCCGCCGGAGACTATGAcgaggacgaagacgaggacGGCTCAGAGGGGGGGGATGCGGGGCCGAACCGGGCCGATCAGGTGGGTGATGCACAAGGCTGCCGGGCCCATAAGAACCAAAACATGTGCCGAAAGGAGACGACCTCGTCCTCTtgagtgtgatgatgatgatgaagagcacAGTGTTTTACATTAGgtttatttttaatagttttcACTTTTGTATTAATAACTGAAGTTCTCCCTAAATTGAATAATACCACGGCTCTATAATTCTGTTAAGACAGAACTGACTGGTCACATGACTTGAAGGTCACATGACTCGATGATCCCGATGAATAGATTTAAAGTCAATCAGAAACGAGctgcctgttttattttgaaagtatcTTCTGTATTCTTCCCCttaggacgacgacgacgatgaagaggagtttgcggaggaggaggaaggtgagtgAAGCGTGGGCCTGCTGATCTGATTGGTcggaccctcccccccctccctcccctgattgtctctctctctctccccgcgtGTCCAGAGGAGCAGGCCGGCGttcagggagagaagaggaagagagacgtGGACGACGAAGGCGAGGATGACGGGGACGAAGACGACTAGCTCGTCCTAAGCCG from Gasterosteus aculeatus chromosome 10, fGasAcu3.hap1.1, whole genome shotgun sequence carries:
- the anp32e gene encoding acidic leucine-rich nuclear phosphoprotein 32 family member E isoform X1, producing the protein MEDQWANCGHQRRADRSDPGAAVAAMDMKKRITLELRNRSPAEIAELVVDNSRCADGEVDGLTEAFTGLEFLSMVNVGLSSLAKLPSLPKLHKLELSDNNLCGSLGTLSEKCPNLTYLNLSGNKIKELSNVEALQNLKSLQSLDLFNCDITSLEDYRDSVFELLPQVTYLDGFDQEDNEAPDSEADDEEEDGAAPAGDYDEDEDEDGSEGGDAGPNRADQDDDDDEEEFAEEEEEEQAGVQGEKRKRDVDDEGEDDGDEDD
- the anp32e gene encoding acidic leucine-rich nuclear phosphoprotein 32 family member E isoform X2; this translates as MVNVGLSSLAKLPSLPKLHKLELSDNNLCGSLGTLSEKCPNLTYLNLSGNKIKELSNVEALQNLKSLQSLDLFNCDITSLEDYRDSVFELLPQVTYLDGFDQEDNEAPDSEADDEEEDGAAPAGDYDEDEDEDGSEGGDAGPNRADQDDDDDEEEFAEEEEEEQAGVQGEKRKRDVDDEGEDDGDEDD